The genomic interval GAACGCCATCGCCGACCGCATGGTGTCACGCAGGATCTTCGTCCCGACGATCGACCGGGCTCGGACCTCCGTCCTATGCCAAAGTGCGCCAGCCCCCAGCTCGAGGGACCGCCCTTCACCTGGGGAAGCGGATTTTCTGCCGTCAGTTGCTCATTCCGAGCTCGAGAATAACGAGCTCCGAGGGGTCTCGGCACCACCTCCGGGCGGGATAAGCTGCCGACTATGGGGATCGACCTCGGCAGCCTCGTCGCCGACGCCAAAGGGCGTCTCCGGGCTGCTCCCTTCGCGCCGCCGGCGCGCGAGGCCCTGCTGCTGGCGGGATATGTGCTGGGCCTGAGCGAGGCTCAGGTCCTGGCCTTTCCAGAGCGCCTGGTGCCGCCCGATGACGCCACGCGATTCGCTCGGTTGCTCGAGCGACGCCTGGCGGGAGAGCCCTTCGCCTACCTGACCGGCGAGAAGGAGTTCTTCGGTCGCCCCTTCGCGGTCGATCGCCGGGTGCTGATTCCGCGTCCGGAGACGGAGCACCTGGTGAGCACCGCCCTCGAGCTGACGCTGCCGAACCGGCCGCGCATCCTCGACGTCGGCACCGGCTCCGGCTGCCTCGCCGTCACCCTCGCCCTCGAGCTGCCCAAGGCGCAGGTGGTGGCAACGGACCTTTCCCTCTCGGCCCTCGCCGTCGCCCACCGCAACATCGTCCGCCATCGAGTCAGTGCCCGCGTGACGACCCTCGCCGCAGACCGCTTTTCCGCCCTCGACCCGGCAACCTTCGACCTCATCGTGTCCAACCCTCCCTACATCGGTCGCCAGGACGAACACCTGCTCTCTTCGGAGATCCTCGACCACGAGCCCCACAGCGCACTGTTCTCTACTCGCCGCGGCCGCGCCATGGTGGAAGATCTGATAGAAGGGGCCGTAGGGATGAATCCCGGCACCTCACTCCTGCTCGAGATCGGCCATGATCAGATCGTCATGATTCGCCGCCACGCCGCCGCCTGGAATTGGAACCTGGTGGCCACAATTCCGGACTACGCTGGGATTCCGCGGGTCGTTCGCCTCGATCGACCCTGAAGACGGCTCAGAAAGCAGGTCGACGACCACTCACCTGCGGGCCGTTTGATGACAGACTTCCGGCTTTCCCGGAGACTGTCGTGATCCTCCCCGAGGGCTGCGACAGCGCCTGACACGAGAGCCAAGAACGACAA from Acidobacteriota bacterium carries:
- the prmC gene encoding peptide chain release factor N(5)-glutamine methyltransferase; translated protein: MGIDLGSLVADAKGRLRAAPFAPPAREALLLAGYVLGLSEAQVLAFPERLVPPDDATRFARLLERRLAGEPFAYLTGEKEFFGRPFAVDRRVLIPRPETEHLVSTALELTLPNRPRILDVGTGSGCLAVTLALELPKAQVVATDLSLSALAVAHRNIVRHRVSARVTTLAADRFSALDPATFDLIVSNPPYIGRQDEHLLSSEILDHEPHSALFSTRRGRAMVEDLIEGAVGMNPGTSLLLEIGHDQIVMIRRHAAAWNWNLVATIPDYAGIPRVVRLDRP